The window CGCACTAACTTCTTTGACTTCCGCTAGCCTGAATGCGAGACTAGCGATACTCTCATCCTCGTTGAAAGGGCGCCAGGGACGGCGAAGTCGATAAAAAAATAAGAATCCATGTCCGCTGTAATTAACGAAACCGATCAGCTTGTTCAGTTCCTCAAGAACGTCAAGTTGTTCGCAGAACTGGGTCCAGACAGTCTTGCCAAGCTCGGAACCTGTCTCAAAACAGCGGAATTCCCTCCCAGCGAAGTCATCGTGCGCGAAGGCGCTCCCGGCGTATCGATGTACATCATCAAGTCGGGTCTGGTTGAGGTCCGGAAGAAGGACCCCGCAACCGGTATCGACTTTCTCGTTGCCCAGCTTTCGGCAGGGGCCGCAGTCGGCGAAATGTCGCTGCTGACCGGAAAACCGCGTTCCGCAACTGTTACGACGGTTCAGCCGACGGTCGTGTTCACGCTGACGCGTGCCGACTTCAGAAATCTGCTGACCCAGCATCCGGAAATCTCCCTCGGCCTGGCTCGTATTCTGGCGGAACGTCTCGAGGACGCTACGAAACAGGTCG is drawn from Terriglobia bacterium and contains these coding sequences:
- a CDS encoding cyclic nucleotide-binding domain-containing protein, which translates into the protein MSAVINETDQLVQFLKNVKLFAELGPDSLAKLGTCLKTAEFPPSEVIVREGAPGVSMYIIKSGLVEVRKKDPATGIDFLVAQLSAGAAVGEMSLLTGKPRSATVTTVQPTVVFTLTRADFRNLLTQHPEISLGLARILAERLEDATKQVGIEYVNLFKGKFDPRVVGLLPQSLCLLHKVVPISYVNNSVTLAMVNPSNLLAFDDVRRYIKGVIIEPQVCTEEDFKKFMETVYPDLMGIKEEKREAEQKKADDRERRKEERKKPAAEFQYQSLEDLQ